A region from the Brassica napus cultivar Da-Ae chromosome C8, Da-Ae, whole genome shotgun sequence genome encodes:
- the LOC106362096 gene encoding probable fucosyltransferase 9 — protein MRAHSHLLHPKLRFNMKKLEDNILFKISGMMKLTITFATCLVLSMVLLLPSYNISNLHKSHLTTTGGLLATGFDEESCLSRYHQSSLRKPSPFKPSTNLVSKLRSYEMLHKRCGPGSDAYKRATKQLGNNNLINSNGGDCQYVVWTPMFGLGNRILSMVSVFTYALITDRVMLVDQRNDITDLFCEPFPGTSWLLPSDFPLTDQIDSFNRTHSHCYGTMLKNHTVNSTTRPSHLYIDIFHDSRDHDKMFFCEENQSFIKNIPWLVVKSNLYYAPSLWLIPSFQTKLIKLFPQKDTVFYHLSHYLFHPTNQVWGMVTRSYNAYLSRADEVLGLQIRVFSTPAGYFQHVMDQIVSCTQREKLLPELATKGSQNITKTPRLKAVLVASLHPEYSDELKNMFLERPSSTGELIEVYQPSGERVQQTDKKVHDQKALAEIYLLSLTDKLVTSTRSTFGYVAQGLGGLKPWILYEPRHKKAPDPPCVRAMSMEPCSLKAPISACQAETIKTTPFVKYCEDRITGIKLVDEL, from the exons ATGAGAGCCCACTCGCATCTCCTTCATCCAAAACTCAGATTCAACATGAAGAAACTGGAAGACAACATCTTGTTTAAGATCTCAGGTATGATGAAGCTCACAATAACATTCGCCACATGCTTAGTACTTTCAATGGTGCTACTACTACCATCTTACAACATCTCCAACCTTCACAAGTCTCATCTTACAACCACAG GAGGCCTTCTTGCAACAGGTTTTGATGAGGAATCTTGCTTGAGTAGGTACCATCAATCATCTTTACGCAAACCTTCACCATTCAAACCATCTACAAACCTTGTCTCTAAGCTAAGAAGCTATGAGATGCTTCACAAACGTTGCGGTCCAGGCTCAGATGCTTACAAGAGAGCTACAAAGCAGCTTGGTAACAACAATTTAATAAACAGCAACGGTGGTGATTGTCAGTACGTAGTGTGGACGCCTATGTTTGGTCTAGGAAACAGAATACTTTCCATGGTCTCTGTCTTCACCTATGCTCTTATAACAGATAGAGTCATGCTTGTTGACCAAAGGAACGATATAACCGACCTCTTCTGTGAGCCTTTCCCCGGTACTTCCTGGTTACTTCCTTCGGATTTTCCATTGACTGATCAGATAGATAGCTTCAACCGCACGCATTCGCATTGTTACGGGACCATGTTGAAGAATCATACAGTTAACTCGACTACAAGACCGTCACATCTTTATATTGATATCTTCCATGACTCAAGGGATCATGATAAGATGTTCTTCTGTGAAGAGAACCAATCTTTCATCAAGAACATCCCTTGGCTAGTAGTGAAATCTAACCTTTACTATGCTCCATCTCTATGGTTGATACCTAGTTTTCAGACCAAACTCATCAAGCTGTTCCCACAGAAAGACACAGTCTTCTACCACTTGAGCCATTATCTTTTCCACCCGACAAACCAAGTTTGGGGAATGGTCACAAGATCCTACAACGCTTACTTATCAAGAGCCGACGAGGTACTCGGCCTTCAAATAAGAGTGTTCAGCACGCCAGCTGGTTATTTCCAGCACGTGATGGACCAGATCGTATCATGCACACAAAGAGAGAAGCTCTTGCCTGAACTAGCTACAAAGGGATCACAAAATATAACGAAGACACCGAGACTCAAAGCTGTTCTCGTCGCATCTCTTCATCCAGAGTACTCTGATGAGCTAAAGAACATGTTTTTAGAACGGCCTAGTTCAACGGGAGAGTTAATCGAAGTTTATCAGCCAAGTGGAGAAAGGGTTCAACAAACAGACAAGAAGGTACACGACCAAAAGGCGCTCGCGGAGATTTATCTTCTGAGTTTAACTGATAAGCTTGTGACAAGCACAAGGTCTACGTTTGGATACGTAGCTCAAGGTCTAGGAGGATTAAAGCCATGGATACTGTACGAGCCAAGGCACAAAAAGGCTCCTGACCCGCCGTGTGTTAGGGCCATGTCGATGGAGCCTTGTTCTCTTAAAGCACCAATCTCTGCTTGTCAAGCTGAGACAATCAAAACAACCCCTTTTGTTAAGTACTGTGAGGATCGCATCACAGGGATTAAGCTAGTTGATGAACTTTGA
- the LOC106359342 gene encoding LOW QUALITY PROTEIN: probable fucosyltransferase 8 (The sequence of the model RefSeq protein was modified relative to this genomic sequence to represent the inferred CDS: substituted 1 base at 1 genomic stop codon) encodes MAVSFTLSTRGSINIITCNKVRRNTCLRYIFGMEKLTVTIATCFLLCSVLLLLPPPSSXHLQPPQVKSNITTTGNNSNNSYGSKRPREKLLGGGLLATEFDEESCLSRYDQPSLRKPSPHKPSAYLVSKLRSYEKLHKRCGPGSDAYKSATEKLGLKPGNGSSESVGECRYIVWVPFSGLANRIISLVSVFLYALLTERVILVDQRSGISNLFCEPFPATSSLLPRNFTLMGGKRRDRFFEDRGNSHCYGTMLINSAPNLTETSIPSYLYLYLVSDYSDDDKMFFCEEDQKTFIGEVPWLVVKSNIYFVPSLWLIPSFQTELIKMFPEKETVFHHLSRYLLHPTNQVWGLVTRSYNAYLSRADERLGIQVRVFERRAGFLQHVMDQIIACTQREKLLPELAATQVKNTSTRSSKRLLKVVLVTSLHPEYSVKLKRMFWEQPTSTGEMIEVYQPSEERVQQTDKKLHDQKALAEVYLLSLTDNIVTSARSTFGYFAHSLGGLRPWILYHNGNRTAPDPPCVKAVSMEPCFHSPPLYGCQAKTIETTPFVMSCEDSNPGLKLVDAPE; translated from the exons ATGGCAGTCTCTTTCACACTGAGCACAAGAGGCAGTATTAATATCATTACATGCAACAAAGTACGTAGAAACACATGTTTAAGATATATCTTCGGTATGGAGAAACTCACAGTAACAATCGCCACTTGCTTCCTACTTTGCTCCGTGCTACTACTACTACCACCACCATCCTCTTAACATCTTCAACCGCCTCAAGTCAAGTCTAATATCACAACCACCGGTAACAATTCGAATA attccTATGGTTCTAAGAGACCAAGGGAGAAACTGCTAGGAGGAGGGCTTCTTGCTACGGAGTTTGATGAGGAATCTTGCCTGAGTAGGTATGACCAGCCGTCTTTGCGCAAGCCCTCACCACACAAACCATCTGCTTATCTCGTCTCTAAGCTTAGAAGCTACGAGAAGCTTCACAAGCGCTGCGGTCCAGGCTCAGATGCTTACAAGAGTGCAACAGAGAAGCTTGGCCTTAAGCCTGGGAATGGAAGTAGTGAATCTGTTGGTGAATGCAGATACATCGTTTGGGTTCCATTCTCTGGGCTTGCAAACAGAATAATATCTCTGGTTTCTGTATTCCTCTATGCTCTCCTTACAGAGAGAGTCATTCTTGTTGACCAACGCAGTGGTATAAGCAACCTCTTTTGTGAGCCTTTTCCAGCTACTTCCTCGTTGCTTCCTCGCAATTTTACGTTGATGGGTGGTAAGAGGAGAGACCGCTTCTTCGAAGACAGGGGAAACTCTCATTGTTACGGAACAATGCTGATAAACAGTGCCCCTAACTTGACTGAAACATCAATACCTTCATATCTTTATCTTTATCTAGTCTCTGATTACAGTGATGATGATAAGATGTTCTTCTGTGAAGAAGATCAAAAAACATTCATCGGTGAAGTGCCTTGGCTGGTCGTTAAATCCAACATTTACTTTGTCCCGTCTCTATGGTTGATCCCTAGTTTCCAGACCGAACTCATCAAGATGTTCCCCGAGAAAGAAACCGTGTTCCACCACTTGAGTCGGTATCTTCTTCACCCGACAAACCAAGTTTGGGGACTGGTCACAAGATCCTACAATGCTTACTTATCAAGAGCAGACGAGAGACTTGGGATCCAAGTAAGGGTTTTCGAGAGACGAGCTGGATTTTTACAGCACGTCATGGACCAGATCATCGCATGTACACAAAGAGAGAAACTGTTGCCTGAATTAGCAGCTACACAAGTCAAGAACACATCAACAAGAAGCAGCAAGAGACTACTTAAAGTTGTTCTGGTCACGTCTCTGCACCCAGAGTACTCTGTAAAGTTAAAGAGAATGTTTTGGGAACAACCGACTTCAACAGGAGAGATGATTGAAGTTTATCAGCCAAGTGAAGAGAGGGTTCAACAAACAGACAAGAAGCTTCACGACCAAAAGGCTCTCGCAGAGGTCTATCTCCTAAGCTTAACTGATAACATTGTCACGTCCGCGAGGTCTACATTTGGATATTTTGCTCATAGTCTTGGAGGATTAAGGCCATGGATACTCTACCACAACGGCAACCGTACAGCTCCTGATCCACCATGCGTTAAAGCCGTGTCGATGGAGCCATGTTTCCATAGTCCTCCGCTCTATGGTTGTCAAGCCAAGACAATCGAAACCACACCTTTTGTAATGTCTTGTgaggattcgaacccaggtctTAAGCTAGTTGATGCTCCCGAATGA